A section of the Sporomusaceae bacterium FL31 genome encodes:
- the wzy gene encoding exopolysaccharide biosynthesis protein, which translates to MRITYNRTRLQYYLDFIIEHCILAVAFFLPLSIDVTTVFLIAGVATWLGKMLMSLDFSLRRSPFDGLIAIFILISAASILVSPDRNFSFYNYYHLMGRYIFIYYLVINNVQSLEQIKRLVWTVLASAMVVTGYGFYQYFHGVDISAFQWVDGEQFPDLKVRVFSTLKNPNLLAGFLVMIMALVCGLGCKAREMKNRLLFLFLFILFGACLGLTYSRGAWISVGFVIALYGVLYNKRILWLLLLVPVALYLAHDGFTERLMSIFNPTDTSSTLRIALWESTVAMIVDKPLLGIGWGAYWLVYPQYDFFIQDATTTIFHAHNMYLNIAAEIGIPGLLVFLTIMVGHIRTALSVIHEVTERWVAGLLLGLIAALFGIAVNGFTDFIMFNIQLSMLFWLFNAMIVAIWQQNCSVQNNVTFTKKM; encoded by the coding sequence GTGCGTATAACTTATAATAGAACCCGTCTTCAATATTATTTAGATTTCATCATTGAGCACTGCATCTTAGCGGTGGCCTTTTTTTTGCCGTTGTCAATTGATGTCACAACAGTTTTTTTAATTGCCGGTGTTGCCACTTGGTTAGGCAAAATGCTCATGAGTCTGGATTTTTCATTAAGAAGAAGTCCTTTTGATGGACTAATTGCCATTTTTATTTTGATATCGGCAGCTTCTATCTTGGTTTCACCTGACCGCAATTTTAGTTTTTATAACTACTACCATCTGATGGGGCGATACATATTTATTTACTATTTAGTCATTAACAATGTTCAATCACTGGAGCAGATTAAGCGCTTGGTTTGGACTGTATTAGCGTCGGCAATGGTTGTTACTGGCTATGGTTTTTACCAGTATTTTCACGGGGTGGATATATCGGCTTTTCAATGGGTTGATGGAGAGCAATTTCCGGATCTAAAAGTCAGAGTATTCTCAACCTTAAAGAACCCTAATTTGTTAGCAGGCTTTTTAGTTATGATCATGGCTTTGGTATGCGGTCTAGGTTGTAAAGCTAGGGAAATGAAAAACCGTTTGCTGTTTTTGTTTTTATTTATCTTGTTTGGCGCTTGTTTGGGGTTGACTTATTCCCGTGGTGCCTGGATCAGTGTAGGGTTTGTCATTGCTTTATATGGCGTTTTATATAATAAAAGAATATTATGGCTGCTGCTATTAGTTCCGGTTGCTTTGTATTTGGCTCATGATGGGTTTACTGAACGACTGATGTCTATTTTTAATCCTACAGATACTTCATCAACATTACGGATTGCATTATGGGAAAGCACGGTGGCAATGATTGTCGACAAGCCTTTGCTTGGTATTGGCTGGGGGGCATATTGGCTGGTATATCCTCAGTATGATTTTTTTATTCAGGATGCAACAACTACCATTTTTCATGCACACAACATGTATCTAAATATAGCTGCTGAAATTGGGATTCCCGGATTGCTTGTTTTCTTAACTATTATGGTTGGACATATTCGAACCGCGTTATCAGTCATTCATGAGGTGACAGAACGTTGGGTAGCCGGATTATTGTTAGGCTTAATAGCTGCTTTATTCGGCATTGCGGTAAATGGATTTACTGATTTTATTATGTTTAATATTCAACTATCGATGTTGTTTTGGTTGTTTAATGCTATGATTGTTGCCATATGGCAGCAAAACTGCAGCGTTCAAAATAATGTAACATT